In the Malaclemys terrapin pileata isolate rMalTer1 chromosome 12, rMalTer1.hap1, whole genome shotgun sequence genome, one interval contains:
- the TLDC2 gene encoding TLD domain-containing protein 2, whose product MKALRGGYTLLTGCLEEAQPLQCVETAEQEEPGRAGAGVTASPPEEPYQPVLNGESNVLHGGQVQQLAPHLPPRVTGYPWNLLYCTARDGFSLKSMYRSMNKLSSPVLLVIRDTDGQTFGAFSSTTIRLSSCFYGTGETFLFSFSPELKVFKWTGSNTFFLKGDADLLVIGGGSGKFGLWLDGDLYHGGSHRCETFDNEILSPQEQFFIRDLEVWALT is encoded by the exons ACTGGCTGCCTGGAGGAagcccagcccctgcagtgtGTCGAGACTGCTGAGCAGGAGGAGCCAGGCCGGGCAGGCGCGGGGGTGACAGCATCACCCCCAGAGGAGCCCTACCAGCCGGTGCTGAATGGAGAGAGCAACGTCCTGCATGGAGGGCAGGTCCAGCAG ctggcTCCCCACCTCCCGCCGAGAGTGACCGGGTACCCTTGGAACCTGCTCTACTGCACCGCCAGGGATGGCTTTAGCCTGAAGAGCATGTACAGGAGTATGAACAAGCTGAGCTCTCCTGTGCTGCTGGTCATCCGAGATACCGACGGGCAG ACGTTTGGAGCCTTCTCCTCCACCACCATCCGACTCAGCAGCTGCTTTTATGGGACAGGGGAgacttttctcttctccttctccccGGAGCTAAAG GTGTTTAAGTGGACAGGCAGCAACACTTTCTTCCTGAAAGGAGATGCAGATTTGCTAGTGATTGGCGGGGGCAG TGGCAAATTCGGCCTGTGGCTGGACGGGGACCTGTACCATGGGGGAAGTCACCGATGTGAGACATTTGACAACGAAATCCTGTCGCCCCAGGAGCAATTCTTCATTCGGGACCTGGAGGTTTGGGCCTTGACCTGA